One Denticeps clupeoides chromosome 12, fDenClu1.1, whole genome shotgun sequence genomic window carries:
- the LOC114800969 gene encoding uncharacterized protein LOC114800969, whose product MDDCLLLMMVMIFISVNTTKLGEQTTPLPYMKKAITRRVNAGDTVILHCDEEHRKKTDWYGHSDQAALFKITASKTSDNQDKIFFIWGYTPEITATWNPNNQSFSLTIKNMTVPTQGFYYCTTGEGVLTVTGTLHILVIHDKVEVTTTGSTLMITDRSQTTSALVPVCWTLTPILCSACTALTALGCCLHHRKKNNRTNQGKTHETHQGDDNQDEDGTLQYSTLHFSKQQRRSKKKNVNQSNEDAILYSSLPFHTTMSNSNKS is encoded by the exons ATGGATGATTGTCTTTTGCTCATGATGGTGATGATTT TTATCAGTGTAAATACTACCAAGCTTGGAGAACAGACTACACCACTGCCATACATGAAAAAAGCAATAACAAGAAGAGTAAATGCTGGAGATACAGTAATTCTGCACTGCGATGAGGAACACCGTAAGAAGACTGACTGGTACGGGCATTCAGACCAGGCAGCGCTCTTCAAAATTACAGCCAGCAAGACATCAGATAATcaagacaaaatattttttatctggGGCTACACACCAGAAATCACTGCAACATGGAATCCTAATAACCAGTCCTTCAGTCTGACCATCAAGAACATGACTGTACCTACACAAGGCTTCTACTACTGCACCACTGGAGAAGGTGTTTTAACCGTCACTGGAACCCTTCACATCCTTGTTATCCATG ACAAGGTGGAAGTAACAACAACCGGATCAACTTTAATGATCACTGATCGCTCTCAAACTACATCGGCTCTGGTCCCAGTCTGTTGGACACTCACACCGATTTTATGTTCAGCCTGCACTGCTCTGACTGCACTGGGTTGCTGCCTCCACCACAGAAAAA aaaacAACAGGACAAACCAGGGAAAAACACACGAAACACATCAGGGAGATGACAATCAG GATGAAGATGGaacattacagtacagtactttACACTTCTCCAAACAACAGAGACGttccaaaaaaaagaatgtaaatcAGTCAAATGAAGATGCCATACTGTACAGCTCCTTGCCTTTTCACACAACAATGTCAAATTCAAATAAATCCTAA